Proteins from one Hyperolius riggenbachi isolate aHypRig1 chromosome 2, aHypRig1.pri, whole genome shotgun sequence genomic window:
- the LOC137545181 gene encoding putative claudin-24, translated as MEVVGCLIELAGLFLSLSGYVCCLVALFIPHWLTFSPGLLVSEYYLLGLWKTCVVQDVGLSVCQEYQTPLQFTPQIRAGRVLVCLSVFIGTLGFTASTPSLSWVKCLHETEKHIKKSLGILGGVLFAVSGILTFSSVSYFAYDTVVKFWDDTIPKDLPRWEFGDAMYVGWVGGFSLLSGGTILILSQFRAAQESQLKGP; from the coding sequence ATGGAGGTAGTGGGTTGCCTTATTGAACTAGCAGGCCTGTTCCTGTCTCTTTCAGGCTATGTGTGCTGCCTCGTGGCCTTATTTATTCCTCACTGGTTGACTTTTTCACCAGGCCTTCTGGTTAGTGAATATTATCTGCTTGGTTTGTGGAAAACCTGCGTTGTTCAGGATGTGGGCCTAAGTGTATGTCAAGAGTACCAGACGCCTCTACAATTCACACCTCAAATCCGAGCGGGGCGAGTCCTTGTGTGCCTTTCTGTCTTCATCGGGACCTTGGGATTTACAGCTTCGACTCCTTCGTTATCCTGGGTGAAATGTCTTCATGAAACAGAAAAACATATCAAAAAGAGTCTAGGGATTCTTGGAGGAGTTCTCTTTGCCGTGTCAGGTATATTGACATTCAGTTCCGTGTCTTACTTTGCTTATGACACGGTGGTAAAATTTTGGGATGATACTATCCCTAAAGACCTTCCCCGCTGGGAATTTGGAGATGCAATGTATGTGGGATGGGTGGGCGGTTTCTCTTTGCTGTCCGGCGGGACCATCCTGATCCTCTCACAGTTCCGAGCTGCTCAAGAGTCACAGCTAAAAgggccttaa